From the Senegalimassilia faecalis genome, one window contains:
- a CDS encoding acyl-CoA dehydratase activase, giving the protein MIGIGIDIGSTATKAVVANDTGDIAEKLVMPTGFSSVEAADEVAKRLQQAGYDANELPVVATGYGRIAVPYANKVVTEITCHARGAWALFAEDGTVVDVGGQDTKAIGLAAGKVRKFVMNDKCSAGTGRFLEIMADRLGVSQQELARLAAAGQPTVISNMCTVFAESEVISLVGKGEPRENIARGVIDSVVSRVATLVGQVPASRYFLTGGLCENDYVRLRLSEELSAPVDSCENGRFAGALGAALLAAELDV; this is encoded by the coding sequence ATGATTGGCATCGGCATTGATATCGGGTCTACGGCCACGAAAGCGGTTGTGGCGAACGACACGGGCGACATTGCGGAGAAGCTGGTTATGCCGACCGGTTTCTCCAGCGTGGAAGCGGCCGATGAAGTGGCTAAACGGCTGCAACAGGCCGGCTATGACGCCAACGAGCTTCCCGTGGTGGCAACCGGTTACGGCCGCATCGCCGTTCCTTACGCGAACAAGGTGGTCACCGAAATCACCTGCCATGCCCGGGGCGCTTGGGCGCTGTTTGCAGAAGATGGAACCGTTGTGGACGTGGGCGGTCAGGATACGAAGGCTATTGGCCTTGCCGCCGGCAAGGTACGCAAGTTCGTGATGAACGACAAGTGCTCTGCCGGAACGGGGCGCTTTTTGGAGATCATGGCCGACCGCTTGGGTGTCAGCCAACAGGAACTGGCGCGCCTGGCTGCAGCGGGGCAACCCACCGTCATCTCGAACATGTGCACGGTGTTTGCGGAATCCGAGGTCATCTCGCTGGTGGGCAAGGGAGAGCCGCGTGAGAACATCGCGCGCGGCGTCATCGACTCGGTGGTGTCGCGCGTGGCCACGCTGGTGGGGCAGGTGCCGGCTTCGCGCTATTTCCTTACCGGCGGCCTTTGCGAGAACGACTACGTGCGCTTGCGCTTGTCCGAAGAGCTTTCCGCTCCTGTTGACTCGTGCGAAAACGGCAGGTTCGCCGGTGCGCTTGGCGCGGCATTGCTTGCTGCTGAACTGGATGTTTAG
- the pyrR gene encoding bifunctional pyr operon transcriptional regulator/uracil phosphoribosyltransferase PyrR, translating into MTDAGTVKNVCMNADEIERSLTRIAHQILETNKGAHNLALVGIVTRGDLLAKRLADKIEAIEGTKVPLGKLDISFYRDDFATHFAPEVHSTEINFDMDGKDVVLVDDVLFTGRTIRAALDALMDIGRPARVELAVLVDRGHRELPIRADYVGKNVPSAAQENVRLFLEEVDGKSEVEILEMSAGAHIGAAPLGGE; encoded by the coding sequence ATGACTGACGCAGGAACGGTCAAGAACGTCTGCATGAACGCAGACGAGATCGAGCGCTCTTTGACGCGCATCGCGCATCAAATCCTCGAGACCAACAAGGGCGCGCACAACCTCGCGCTCGTCGGCATCGTCACGCGCGGCGACTTGCTCGCGAAGCGCCTGGCCGACAAAATCGAGGCAATCGAAGGCACGAAGGTGCCGCTGGGCAAGCTGGACATCAGCTTCTATCGTGACGACTTCGCCACGCATTTCGCCCCCGAGGTTCACTCCACTGAAATCAATTTCGACATGGACGGCAAGGATGTCGTGCTGGTCGACGACGTGCTGTTCACCGGCCGCACCATCCGCGCGGCGCTTGACGCGCTTATGGACATCGGCCGCCCGGCCCGCGTCGAGCTGGCCGTGCTCGTCGACCGCGGCCACCGCGAGCTGCCCATTCGCGCCGATTACGTTGGCAAGAACGTGCCGTCCGCAGCCCAGGAAAACGTCCGCCTGTTCCTTGAGGAAGTGGACGGCAAATCCGAGGTCGAGATTCTGGAAATGTCCGCCGGCGCCCACATCGGCGCAGCCCCGCTCGGAGGTGAATAG
- a CDS encoding dihydroorotase, with translation MALLLKNAHVIDPQVGLNETADILVRDGKIVEVGQNLTMEKGVERDLAGKIVVPGLVDMHVHLREPGFEQKEDIASGTRAAAHGGFTAVCAMPNTNPVVDNAVAVEYVKSIAAQVGKCRVHVSGSCSQGLKGETLSEMGDMIAHGAVAFTDDGHGVQGAGMMRRVMDYASQFGRVVMSHCQDEDLVGEGQVNEGVASTRLGLLGWPAEGEELQIARDIALCRLTGCKLHIQHITTARGLDMVRAAKAEGLPVTCEVTPHHLFLTEDAIGDDYNTSLKVNPPLRTAADAEALVQGVIDGTVDAIVTDHAPHTAWEKDREFELAPFGMIGLETSLGLVITNLVATGKITWERLVELMSANQRTILGVDRVAIEAGSVADLTVIDPEVAWTVDAADFCSKAKNSGFIGTELTGRATDVYVGGYATMEDGKIVE, from the coding sequence ATGGCATTACTGCTTAAGAACGCGCACGTGATCGACCCGCAGGTCGGTCTGAACGAAACCGCCGACATCCTCGTCCGCGACGGCAAGATCGTGGAGGTTGGCCAGAACCTGACCATGGAGAAGGGCGTCGAGCGCGACCTGGCCGGCAAGATCGTGGTCCCGGGCCTGGTGGACATGCACGTGCACCTGCGCGAGCCGGGCTTCGAGCAGAAGGAAGACATCGCTTCCGGTACGCGCGCGGCGGCTCACGGCGGCTTCACGGCCGTGTGCGCCATGCCGAACACGAACCCGGTCGTGGACAACGCGGTGGCCGTAGAGTATGTGAAGTCCATCGCCGCGCAGGTGGGCAAGTGCCGCGTGCACGTGTCCGGCTCCTGCTCGCAGGGTCTGAAGGGCGAAACGCTGTCCGAGATGGGCGACATGATCGCTCACGGCGCCGTGGCGTTCACCGACGACGGTCACGGCGTGCAGGGCGCGGGCATGATGCGCCGCGTCATGGATTACGCCAGCCAGTTCGGCCGCGTGGTCATGAGCCACTGCCAGGACGAGGATCTGGTGGGCGAAGGTCAGGTCAACGAAGGTGTTGCCTCCACGCGCCTCGGCCTGCTCGGCTGGCCGGCGGAAGGCGAAGAGCTGCAGATCGCCCGCGACATCGCGCTGTGCCGCCTGACGGGCTGCAAGCTGCACATCCAGCACATCACCACCGCGCGCGGCCTTGACATGGTGCGCGCCGCGAAGGCCGAGGGCCTGCCCGTCACGTGCGAGGTCACGCCGCATCACCTGTTCCTCACCGAGGACGCCATCGGCGATGACTACAACACGTCGCTCAAGGTGAACCCGCCGCTGCGCACCGCCGCCGACGCCGAGGCCCTTGTCCAGGGCGTCATCGACGGCACGGTGGATGCCATCGTCACCGACCACGCGCCGCACACGGCATGGGAGAAGGACCGCGAGTTCGAGCTTGCCCCGTTCGGCATGATCGGCCTGGAAACCAGCTTGGGCCTGGTCATCACGAACCTGGTTGCCACGGGCAAGATCACGTGGGAGCGCCTCGTCGAGCTGATGAGCGCCAACCAGCGCACCATCCTGGGCGTTGACCGCGTGGCCATCGAGGCTGGCAGCGTGGCCGACCTCACCGTCATCGACCCCGAGGTTGCCTGGACCGTCGACGCTGCGGACTTCTGCAGCAAGGCCAAAAATTCCGGCTTCATCGGCACTGAGCTGACCGGCCGCGCAACCGACGTCTACGTCGGCGGCTACGCCACCATGGAAGATGGCAAGATCGTCGAGTAA
- a CDS encoding aspartate carbamoyltransferase catalytic subunit has translation MSFNHKHLIDITEYSADDIMAILETAVKFKEVNERRIKQVPTLKGFTVVNMFNEPSTRTRSSFEMAEKRLSASSLNFGGSSTSTVKGESLVDTVETLCSYKVDMIVVRDKHAGVPRKIADVSGVHVIDAGDGKHQHPTQALLDLYTIWQTKGRLDGLKVGVVGDIGHSRVCGSLIPALKIMGCEVTVIAPPTLLPARPEVLGADHVSHNIDEVLPELDVVYMLRIQRERLEGAPYPSLREYNMLYGLTEKRNKLMRPDCIVCHPGPINRGVELDSFMADHPERSVILDQVYAGILTRMAALYLLLGGSEDGITA, from the coding sequence ATGTCTTTCAACCACAAGCACCTTATCGACATCACGGAGTATTCCGCTGATGACATCATGGCCATCCTGGAAACGGCCGTGAAGTTCAAGGAAGTCAACGAGCGCCGCATCAAGCAGGTGCCCACGCTTAAAGGCTTCACCGTCGTGAACATGTTCAACGAGCCGTCCACGCGTACGCGCTCCAGCTTTGAGATGGCCGAAAAGCGTCTTTCCGCTTCCAGCCTGAACTTCGGCGGTTCTTCCACGTCCACCGTCAAAGGCGAGTCGCTGGTCGACACCGTGGAAACGCTGTGCTCCTACAAGGTTGACATGATCGTCGTGCGCGACAAGCACGCCGGCGTGCCGCGCAAGATCGCCGACGTGTCGGGCGTGCACGTCATCGACGCCGGCGACGGCAAGCACCAGCATCCCACGCAGGCCCTACTTGACCTGTACACCATCTGGCAGACGAAGGGTCGCCTCGACGGCCTTAAGGTCGGCGTCGTCGGCGACATCGGGCACTCCCGCGTATGCGGCAGCCTGATTCCCGCGCTGAAGATCATGGGCTGCGAAGTCACTGTTATCGCACCGCCGACGCTGCTGCCCGCGCGCCCCGAGGTGCTTGGCGCCGACCACGTGTCGCACAACATCGACGAGGTGCTGCCCGAGCTCGACGTCGTGTACATGCTGCGCATCCAGCGCGAGCGCCTCGAAGGCGCCCCGTACCCCAGCCTGCGCGAGTACAACATGCTGTACGGCCTCACCGAAAAGCGCAACAAGCTTATGCGCCCCGACTGCATCGTGTGCCACCCGGGTCCCATCAACCGCGGCGTGGAGCTTGACTCCTTCATGGCCGACCACCCGGAGCGCTCGGTTATTCTCGACCAGGTCTATGCCGGTATCCTGACCCGCATGGCCGCCCTGTACCTGCTGCTTGGAGGGAGCGAAGATGGCATTACTGCTTAA
- a CDS encoding MFS transporter, protein MVAIIAALPLTHETVSHRITLRRAVRPLLHVPKSIRPVFPIAAGCYIAAWGIGIFFQSLSTPAAVQYFGSTDPLVPALILALAMAPSAAGGPMSARTTMKFSLVGGSVLMFASCIALYSTLSGSLMIPFLVLCAVFAVACGIILSASMHMLISYSEPSESASVVSLINFAGYVGTTLLSVAMSGLASALSLAGVLAFITVLGGLFMIPGTLCGLKMLRK, encoded by the coding sequence ATGGTCGCCATTATCGCGGCGCTTCCGCTGACGCATGAGACTGTGTCCCACCGCATCACGCTGCGACGCGCCGTGCGGCCGCTTTTGCATGTGCCGAAGAGCATTCGCCCGGTGTTTCCCATCGCTGCGGGTTGCTACATTGCCGCCTGGGGCATCGGCATATTCTTCCAATCGCTGTCCACACCGGCAGCCGTGCAGTATTTCGGGTCAACCGACCCGCTGGTGCCGGCGTTGATCTTGGCGCTGGCCATGGCGCCTAGCGCGGCGGGCGGTCCTATGTCAGCGCGCACGACCATGAAGTTTTCGCTGGTCGGAGGCAGCGTGCTCATGTTCGCAAGCTGTATTGCCTTGTATTCGACGCTTTCAGGCTCGCTGATGATCCCGTTCCTGGTTCTGTGTGCCGTGTTCGCCGTGGCATGCGGCATCATCCTGTCGGCCAGCATGCACATGCTTATCAGCTACAGCGAACCATCGGAAAGCGCCAGCGTGGTTTCGCTCATCAACTTCGCCGGCTACGTGGGCACCACGCTGCTGAGCGTTGCCATGAGCGGCCTGGCCTCCGCCCTGTCGCTTGCAGGCGTTCTGGCGTTCATCACCGTCCTTGGGGGTTTGTTCATGATTCCCGGCACGCTGTGCGGCTTGAAAATGCTGCGGAAGTAG
- a CDS encoding aminotransferase class V-fold PLP-dependent enzyme — MSLVYLDNAASTQHKPQAVIDAVTAAMCSFGGPGRGSHQAALDASLAVFGARQAVSNLLGGWGAASVSFAMNATMALNIAIDGLLSEGGCAVTTAASHNSVLRPLFRARDERGCTVRIARIAPEGALDWDDYQRSLEGASLVAATHASNVTGDVYDVARMARMAHEAGALFVLDAAQTAGAWPLNVVETGADVVCFTGHKSLYGPQGTGGLIVRPGLEIEPLLEGGSGVHSFDERHPRFMPEALEAGTANAHGLAGLAAGCNWLAYQGVANVSERIAAMANRFVNEISAVGGVRLLGGGSGQRCGIVALNIGDVDSGVVSDALSQRYGICTRPGAHCAPLMHKALSTEAQGVVRFSFGAMNDDADVDAAIAATKELASEFSGE, encoded by the coding sequence TTGTCGTTGGTTTACTTGGACAATGCGGCATCCACGCAGCACAAGCCGCAAGCTGTCATCGATGCCGTCACGGCGGCTATGTGTTCGTTCGGCGGCCCGGGCCGCGGCTCGCACCAGGCAGCCCTCGACGCGTCTCTGGCGGTATTCGGCGCGCGCCAGGCGGTTTCCAACTTGCTGGGCGGTTGGGGCGCCGCCAGCGTATCGTTCGCTATGAACGCCACGATGGCGCTCAACATCGCCATTGACGGGCTGCTTTCTGAGGGAGGTTGCGCCGTTACCACAGCGGCTTCACACAACTCCGTGTTGCGGCCGTTGTTTCGTGCGCGTGACGAGCGAGGCTGCACTGTTCGCATAGCGCGCATAGCCCCTGAAGGTGCGCTTGACTGGGACGACTACCAGCGTTCACTCGAAGGGGCATCGCTTGTGGCGGCCACGCATGCGTCCAACGTTACAGGTGATGTGTACGATGTCGCGCGCATGGCGCGCATGGCTCACGAAGCAGGGGCGTTGTTCGTGCTTGACGCAGCTCAGACGGCGGGCGCCTGGCCGCTCAATGTTGTTGAAACGGGCGCCGATGTCGTGTGCTTCACTGGCCATAAAAGCCTGTACGGCCCACAGGGCACGGGCGGGCTGATCGTGCGCCCCGGCCTTGAGATCGAGCCGCTGCTAGAGGGCGGGTCGGGCGTCCACAGCTTCGACGAACGCCATCCGCGCTTTATGCCCGAAGCGCTTGAAGCGGGAACGGCGAACGCGCACGGCTTGGCGGGCCTTGCTGCGGGTTGCAACTGGCTGGCTTACCAGGGCGTTGCAAACGTTTCAGAACGAATTGCTGCTATGGCGAACCGTTTTGTCAACGAGATAAGCGCTGTCGGCGGCGTGCGATTGCTCGGAGGCGGTTCGGGGCAGCGCTGCGGCATCGTGGCCCTCAACATCGGCGACGTTGATTCCGGCGTGGTGTCCGATGCGCTGTCGCAGCGCTACGGTATATGCACGCGGCCCGGTGCCCATTGCGCGCCGCTTATGCACAAGGCGCTGAGCACCGAAGCCCAAGGCGTCGTGCGCTTCAGCTTCGGCGCCATGAACGATGATGCCGATGTGGACGCCGCCATCGCCGCCACCAAAGAGCTCGCAAGCGAGTTTTCTGGCGAGTAG
- the selD gene encoding selenide, water dikinase SelD, with product MTGSAQSKKENDGERIRLTTLTEKGGUAAKWGPGDLSEILKDIAPALPDPNILLGFDTADDAAVYQVDEDNAAVLTLDFFTPVVDDPYEFGAVAAANALSDVFAMGGRPVACLNILAFPSCFGTDVVGDVLRGGADKVREAGAFVVGGHSIEDDEPKYGLSVFGLVHPKRMIRNGGALPGDVLYYTKTLGTGIMNAALRANLKSEDDLRPVIDGMMELNRAGAEAMLACGVRAATDVTGFGLAGHLHEMLDASGCAARLDWETLPLFDGVYELSCDYCRPGKTFGIIDWAEDFVEQGGLDDFEFDNRMGVLCDPQTSGGLLVAIPSEQAQKFEAEFQKRMNRPPTRIGEFTIGKPGHIYMNW from the coding sequence ATGACTGGAAGTGCGCAGTCGAAAAAGGAAAACGACGGCGAACGCATACGCTTGACCACGCTGACCGAAAAAGGCGGTTGAGCGGCGAAGTGGGGTCCGGGCGACCTCTCGGAAATACTGAAAGACATTGCGCCGGCGCTGCCGGACCCGAACATTCTGCTGGGGTTCGATACCGCCGACGACGCCGCCGTATACCAGGTGGATGAAGACAACGCAGCCGTGCTGACGCTGGACTTCTTCACGCCCGTGGTGGACGACCCGTACGAGTTCGGCGCCGTTGCCGCCGCCAATGCGCTGTCCGACGTGTTCGCCATGGGCGGGCGCCCCGTAGCGTGCCTGAACATCCTGGCGTTTCCCAGCTGCTTCGGCACCGATGTGGTTGGCGACGTGCTGCGCGGCGGCGCTGATAAGGTGCGCGAAGCCGGAGCGTTCGTGGTGGGCGGCCATTCCATCGAGGACGATGAGCCGAAGTACGGGCTGTCCGTGTTCGGATTGGTGCATCCAAAGCGCATGATCCGCAACGGCGGCGCGTTGCCGGGCGACGTACTGTATTACACGAAAACGCTGGGGACGGGCATCATGAACGCTGCCTTGCGCGCGAATCTGAAGAGCGAGGACGACTTGCGTCCCGTCATCGACGGCATGATGGAGCTCAACCGCGCCGGTGCCGAGGCTATGCTGGCTTGCGGCGTGCGCGCGGCAACCGATGTGACGGGGTTCGGCCTTGCCGGGCACCTGCACGAGATGCTTGACGCTTCCGGGTGCGCGGCGCGCTTGGATTGGGAGACGTTACCCCTGTTCGACGGCGTGTACGAGCTTTCGTGCGATTATTGCCGCCCCGGAAAGACGTTCGGCATCATCGACTGGGCCGAAGATTTCGTGGAGCAAGGCGGGCTTGACGACTTCGAGTTCGACAACCGCATGGGCGTGCTGTGCGACCCGCAAACCTCGGGCGGCCTGCTGGTGGCCATCCCGTCCGAGCAGGCGCAGAAGTTCGAAGCCGAGTTCCAAAAACGAATGAACCGTCCCCCAACCCGCATCGGTGAATTCACCATCGGCAAACCAGGCCACATTTACATGAACTGGTAG
- a CDS encoding double-cubane-cluster-containing anaerobic reductase — translation MYDPSAEPAVPTDLPSIYETFDEARRASFINAMNYKQDGGKLCGYLCSYSPLELVDAAGAGAVGLCGMNNETIPDAETVLPKNLCPLIKGTYGFALTNKCPFTYFSDMILGETTCDGKKKMYELLADIKPVHVMQLPQARNRSYAPDIWYEECKLLKEELEQRFDVDITDEKLREAVRRRNRVRRAMLDLYGLQQLEPPAMSGVELMTTLLRATFTFDVEQYAQILEDLASKRRSAYEAGERPVSKDAKRLMITGCPTGGVIQKVGMTAERAGGVIVCVDDCSGERTQSMLVDEDAPDILRAISDRYLQINCSVMSPNTGRIEHMLDMVNKYKVDGIVEVVLQACHTFNIESVLVQRACEEAGVPYMKLETDYSTNDAGQVETRLGAFIEML, via the coding sequence ATGTACGATCCCTCCGCGGAGCCGGCGGTCCCTACCGACCTGCCAAGCATTTACGAGACGTTCGACGAAGCGCGTCGCGCCAGCTTCATCAACGCCATGAACTATAAGCAAGATGGCGGCAAGCTTTGCGGCTATCTGTGCTCGTATAGCCCGCTTGAGCTGGTCGATGCAGCAGGCGCCGGCGCCGTGGGTTTGTGCGGCATGAACAACGAGACCATTCCCGATGCCGAAACGGTGCTGCCGAAAAACCTCTGCCCGCTTATCAAGGGCACGTACGGTTTCGCGCTGACGAACAAGTGCCCGTTCACCTATTTTTCCGACATGATCCTTGGCGAAACCACGTGCGATGGCAAGAAAAAGATGTATGAGCTGCTTGCCGACATCAAACCCGTGCATGTCATGCAGCTTCCTCAGGCGCGCAACCGCAGCTACGCTCCCGATATCTGGTACGAAGAGTGCAAGCTGCTGAAAGAGGAGCTTGAGCAGCGCTTCGACGTTGATATCACCGACGAGAAGCTGCGCGAGGCCGTTCGTCGCCGCAACCGCGTGCGCCGCGCCATGCTCGACCTGTACGGTTTGCAGCAGCTTGAGCCGCCTGCCATGAGCGGCGTTGAATTGATGACCACGCTTTTGCGTGCCACGTTCACGTTCGATGTGGAGCAGTATGCGCAGATTCTCGAAGACTTGGCCTCGAAGCGCCGCAGCGCTTACGAGGCGGGGGAGCGCCCCGTGTCGAAAGACGCCAAGCGTCTCATGATCACCGGCTGCCCCACGGGCGGCGTTATCCAGAAGGTGGGCATGACGGCCGAGCGCGCAGGCGGCGTCATCGTGTGCGTTGACGATTGCTCGGGCGAGCGCACGCAAAGCATGCTTGTGGACGAAGACGCCCCCGACATCCTTCGCGCTATTTCCGACCGTTACCTGCAGATCAACTGCTCGGTCATGTCGCCGAACACGGGCCGCATCGAGCACATGCTGGACATGGTGAACAAGTACAAGGTGGACGGCATCGTGGAAGTGGTGTTGCAGGCGTGCCATACGTTCAACATCGAGTCTGTGCTGGTGCAGCGCGCTTGCGAAGAGGCCGGCGTTCCGTACATGAAGCTTGAGACGGACTATTCCACGAACGACGCCGGTCAAGTGGAAACGCGCCTGGGTGCGTTCATCGAGATGCTGTAA
- the yedF gene encoding sulfurtransferase-like selenium metabolism protein YedF, with protein sequence METIDAKGQACPMPVVRAKKALSEMGEGMLEVLVDNKTAMHNLENLGKSLKIATQSEERGEAEFAVTFTKDAAAAGEAEDCGCGELVPAGDKVVVFSSDCMGAGDDELGATLMKAFVFALTQQDELPATILAYNGGVKLTVEGSPVLDDLKKLAEAGVEIMSCGTCLNHYGISDKLAVGVVTNMYVIAEKQLNARVVVRP encoded by the coding sequence ATGGAAACGATCGATGCAAAGGGCCAGGCTTGTCCTATGCCGGTAGTGCGTGCCAAGAAGGCGCTCAGCGAAATGGGCGAGGGCATGCTTGAGGTTCTTGTCGACAACAAAACGGCCATGCACAATCTTGAGAACCTTGGCAAGTCTTTGAAGATTGCCACGCAGTCCGAAGAGCGCGGCGAGGCGGAGTTCGCCGTTACGTTCACCAAAGATGCTGCAGCAGCTGGCGAAGCTGAGGATTGCGGTTGCGGCGAGTTGGTCCCCGCAGGTGACAAGGTGGTTGTGTTTTCCAGCGACTGCATGGGCGCCGGCGATGACGAGCTGGGTGCTACGCTTATGAAGGCGTTCGTGTTCGCCCTTACGCAGCAGGATGAGCTTCCGGCTACCATTCTGGCGTATAACGGCGGCGTGAAGCTGACGGTTGAGGGAAGCCCAGTGCTTGACGATCTGAAGAAGCTTGCGGAAGCTGGCGTGGAGATCATGAGCTGCGGCACGTGCCTGAACCATTATGGTATTTCCGATAAGCTGGCTGTTGGCGTGGTTACGAACATGTACGTGATCGCTGAGAAGCAGCTCAACGCCCGCGTGGTCGTGCGCCCGTAA
- a CDS encoding DUF3343 domain-containing protein — protein sequence MPSRCKTPHAVVTFDSTADAMAVQAASADGSVPGRMIPVPSEISAGCGLAWSTPANQQQELEEVLQTKSLSWSAINIVDLY from the coding sequence ATGCCATCACGCTGCAAAACCCCTCACGCGGTGGTGACGTTTGATAGCACGGCCGATGCCATGGCCGTGCAGGCCGCCTCAGCCGACGGCTCGGTCCCGGGACGAATGATTCCCGTCCCTTCCGAAATCTCCGCCGGCTGCGGCTTAGCCTGGAGCACCCCCGCCAACCAACAACAAGAACTAGAGGAAGTGCTGCAAACAAAGAGCCTATCCTGGTCCGCCATCAATATAGTGGACCTCTACTAG
- a CDS encoding glycosyltransferase family 4 protein: MRILCISAQKPDSTGSGVYLAETVRSMIAQGHEVAVIAGIDRDDVPQLPAGAEFFPVRFRTDALPFPVCGMSDVMPYEATRYRDMTSDMVDAFRSAFAQRIREVLLAFKPDAVICHHLYLVCSVAAEVLDELAGENWSPGWVRSDSPSGKRPCPIWGISHSTDLRQLRNHTLERHRIFDAVRRLDGIMALHEAQKAEIVELFNVDPANVRVVGTGYNAHEFVPSPALRAANPLRVLYVGKLCRAKGVESLVRAFNLLPFDPETVELCLVGGYSDQEQYDRIVEVAKSCSFPVLFHGRVSQDDLVLAYNMSHVFVLPSFFEGLPLVTVEALASGCRAVVTELPGVRPWLETSLPGAPVAFVAPPTIVGTDTPVEEDLPAFEQRLADALADQLREAAKHPLHGTGFDTTAVSWDSLATRMVNLLH, encoded by the coding sequence ATGAGAATCCTCTGCATATCCGCCCAAAAGCCCGATAGCACCGGCAGCGGCGTATACCTTGCCGAAACCGTTCGGTCCATGATCGCGCAAGGTCACGAAGTGGCTGTTATTGCCGGCATCGACCGAGACGATGTGCCGCAGTTGCCTGCTGGGGCGGAATTCTTCCCGGTGCGCTTCCGCACGGACGCGCTACCGTTTCCTGTGTGCGGCATGTCCGACGTCATGCCGTACGAGGCCACGCGTTATCGCGATATGACGTCCGACATGGTGGATGCTTTTCGGTCTGCGTTCGCGCAGCGCATCCGCGAGGTGCTGCTGGCGTTTAAGCCCGATGCCGTTATCTGCCATCACCTGTATCTGGTGTGCTCTGTTGCTGCTGAAGTGCTGGACGAACTAGCCGGTGAAAACTGGTCACCGGGTTGGGTTCGTTCTGATTCGCCATCAGGTAAGAGGCCCTGTCCCATCTGGGGAATCAGCCACTCAACGGACCTTCGCCAACTTCGCAACCATACGCTTGAGCGCCACCGCATCTTCGATGCCGTGCGGCGCCTTGACGGCATCATGGCGCTTCACGAGGCGCAAAAGGCCGAGATCGTCGAGCTGTTTAACGTCGATCCCGCAAACGTTCGCGTGGTGGGGACGGGCTACAACGCCCATGAGTTCGTCCCTAGTCCCGCGCTGCGCGCAGCGAACCCGCTGCGCGTGCTGTACGTGGGCAAGCTGTGCCGCGCGAAAGGCGTCGAAAGCTTGGTGCGCGCGTTCAACCTGCTGCCGTTCGACCCGGAAACCGTGGAGCTTTGCCTGGTGGGCGGATACAGCGACCAGGAACAATACGACCGCATCGTCGAGGTGGCGAAATCGTGCAGCTTCCCGGTGCTGTTCCATGGACGTGTGTCGCAAGATGATCTGGTGCTTGCGTACAACATGTCGCACGTGTTCGTGTTGCCGTCGTTTTTCGAGGGTTTGCCACTGGTCACCGTGGAGGCACTGGCAAGCGGCTGCCGCGCCGTGGTCACCGAGCTTCCCGGCGTGCGCCCCTGGCTTGAGACTTCGCTTCCGGGCGCGCCTGTTGCGTTCGTGGCCCCGCCGACCATCGTCGGCACCGATACGCCCGTCGAAGAGGACTTGCCGGCGTTCGAACAGCGCCTGGCCGACGCGCTGGCCGATCAGCTGCGCGAAGCGGCAAAGCACCCGCTGCACGGCACTGGCTTCGACACTACGGCCGTCTCTTGGGATTCGCTAGCCACCCGCATGGTGAATCTGCTGCACTAA